One segment of Macrotis lagotis isolate mMagLag1 chromosome 1, bilby.v1.9.chrom.fasta, whole genome shotgun sequence DNA contains the following:
- the ASH2L gene encoding set1/Ash2 histone methyltransferase complex subunit ASH2 isoform X4 yields MALNARSCLPFMTNYSFHCNVCHHSGNTYFLRKQANLKEMCLSALANLTWQSRTQDEHPKTMFSKDKDIIPFIDKYWECMTTRQRPGKMTWPNNIVKTMSRERDVFLVKEHPDPGSKDPEEDYPKFGLLDQDLGNIGPAYDNQKQSSTVSTSGNLNGGASFGGGIAAGSSGKGRGAKRKQQDGGTTGTTKKARSDPLFSAQRLPPHGYPLEHPFNKDGYRYILAEPDPHAPDPEKLELDCWAGKPIPGDLYRACLYERVLLALHDRAPQLKISDDRLTVIGEKGYSMVRASHGVRKGAWYFEISVDEMPPDTAARLGWSQPLGNLQAPLGYDKFSYSWRSKKGTKFHQSIGKRYSSGYGQGDILGFYINLPEETETAKSLPDTYKDKALIKFKSYLYFEEKDFVDKAEKSLKQTPHSQIIFYKNGVSQGVAYKEIFEGVYFPAISLYKSCTVSINFGPCFKYPPRDLTYRPMSDMGWGAVVEHTLADVLYHVETEVDGRRSPPWEP; encoded by the exons GTCCTGCCTACCTTTTATGACAAACTATAGTTTTCATTGCAATGTGTGTCATCACAGTGGGAATACTTACTTTCTCCGAAAGCAAGCAA acttAAAAGAAATGTGCCTTAGTGCTTTGGCCAACTTGACATGGCAGTCCCGAACACAGGACGAGCATCCTAAAACCATGTTCTCCAAAGACAAG gatattATACCATTTATTGATAAGTACTGGGAGTGCATGACCACCAGACAGAGACCTGGGAAAATGACTTGGCCTAATAATATTGTTAAAACTATG AGTAGAGAAAGAGATGTATTTTTGGTGAAGGAACATCCAGACCCTGGAAGTAAAGACCCGGAAGAAGATTATCCCAAATTTGGGCTTTTGGATCAG GATCTTGGTAATATTGGCCCAGCTTATGACAACCAGAAGCAAAGCAGCACAGTATCCACTAGTGGAAATTTAAATG GTGGAGCCTCTTTTGGAG GTGGAATTGCAGCAGGAAGTagtggaaaaggaagaggagcCAAGCGCAAACAGCAGGATGGAGGGACTACAGGAACAACTAAGAAGGCTCGGAG tgACCCCTTGTTTTCTGCTCAGCGCCTTCCCCCTCATGGCTATCCATTGGAACACCCATTTAACAAAGATGGCTATCGGTACATTCTGGCAGAACCAGACCCTCATGCCCCAGACCCTGAGAAACTGGAACTGGACTGTTGGGCCGGGAAACCAATTCCAGGAGACCTCTACAGAGCCTGCCTCTATGAACGGGTTTTGTTAGCGCTTCATGACCGAG CCCCTCAGCTAAAGATCTCAGATGACCGACTGACTGTGATTGGAGAAAAGGGTTACTCAATGGTTCGAGCCTCTCATGGAGTTCGGAAAGGGGCCTGGTACTTTGAGATCTCAGTGGATGAGATGCCTCCAGATACTGCTGCCAGGCTGGGCTGGTCTCAGCCTCTTG GTAACCTCCAAGCTCCACTGGGCTATGACAAATTCAGTTATTCTTGGAGGAGCAAAAAGGGGACCAAGTTTCATCAGTCCATTGGGAAGCGCTACTCCTCTGGTTATGGTCAAGGTGACATACTGGGGTTTTATATCAATCTTCCTGAGGAGACAGAAACTGCCAAGTCTTTGCCTGACACCTATAAAGATAAG GCTTTAATAAAGTTCAAGAGTTACTTATATTTTGAGGAAAAGGATTTTGTGGATAAAGCTGAGAAGAGCCTCAAGCAAACTCCCCATAGTCAA ATAATATTCTACAAAAATGGTGTCAGCCAAGGAGTGGCCTACAAAGAAATTTTTGAAGGGGTCTACTTTCCTGCCATCTCACTGTATAAAAGCTGCACG GTTTCTATCAACTTTGGACCCTGCTTCAAGTATCCTCCAAGAGATCTCACTTACCGCCCT ATGAGTGACATGGGCTGGGGTGCTGTGGTGGAGCACACACTAGCTGACGTCTTATATCATGTTGAAACAGAGGTGGATGGGAGACGGAGTCCCCCCTGGGAGCCATAA